ACATCAAAAAATTGGATATATTGGTGGACGCGAGTATGACAAGAAGCAAGGTCAAAAAATTAATTCCAGAGTGAAAACATTTAAAAATTATTTGGAAGAAAAGGGGCTCTTTCGAAAAGAGAATCTGTTCTTAAGTGATTTTACAGCTGATGCAGGGTTTAATTTGATGAACAAAGCAATTCGAGAACAAGGTGGAGATTTACCAACAGCATTTATAGTTGGTTGTGATACGATGGCTGTTGGATGTCTAAGAGCACTTCATGAAGCAAAAATATCAGTACCAGAGCGTGTAAGTTTAATCGGCATGAATGATTTTGTGTTTTCAAAATATCTTTTTCCTAGCTTAAGTACTTTGAAGGTATACACTGAATTGATGGGTGAATCTGCAGTGGATTTAGTAATGGAAAGACTTTTAGGTAGGAAAGTAGCTAAAAAAGTGATTGTTCCGACGACGTTAAAGATACGTCAAAGTAGCCTTTAAAACAAATATTTGCGAAATTTGTAAGATAATTGCTAAAAATTAAACATTTTGCTTTTAATCTTAACTCTTTTTAGTATAATTAAAAATTAAAAGGAGTGGGAACGTGAAGGTTGGGTATTTAGGTCCTGAGGCGACTTTTACACATGTTGCTGTTCGGTCTGTTTTTAAGAATGATGAACATATTGCTTATTCTAGTATTCCTGTTTGTATGGATAATGTAGCAGAAGGTGAAGTTGATTTAGTTGTCGTTCCAATAGAGAATTCTGTTGAAGGATCCGTGACCACAACAATTGATTATCTTGTACATGAACAGCCATTAAAAATGGTTGGTGAAATTATTATTCCGATAAGACAGCACTTATTGATGGCAAAAGGACAAGCACATCGAGTAAAGGATATTGAGGTAATTTATTCTCATTCTCATGCGTTAGCTCAGTGTCACACATTTTTGCATAATCAATATAAATATACAAAGTTAGAACCAGTTACTTCTACAAGTGCTGCGGCTAAAATGGTTAGTGAGCAATCTGATGAGTGTATAGCGGCTATCGCTAACGAATTTGCTGCAAAGAAATATGGATTAGAAATTGTTGCTTCAGATATTCATTCAAATTCATATAACCACACAAGATTTGTTGTTTTGCAAAGACAAGATGTTAATTTAGAAACAAGTTATTTTCAACCTAAACATACAAAGGCAACTCTAGTTATTAACATGCCGGAGAATCGTGCTGGTGCGCTTCACCAAGTACTTTCTGCATTTGCATGGAGACAGATTGACCTTTCAAAAATAGAGTCACGTCCGACGAAAACTGGATTAGGAAATTACTTTTTCATTGTTGATGTTGAGATGGGCTATGATGAAGTATTATTACCTGGAGTAAAGCAAGAATTGGAAGCTTTGGGCTTCTCAGTTGAAGTTGTGGGAAGTTACTCAACAATCTCATTATAAGAAAAGAGAAGGTATAAGAACCTTCTCTTTTATATTTTTTATTTTTACTTTAATAGTAGTAATACGGGGGAGGACAATAGTAACCTGGTGGGCAATAAGAGTAAGGATAGCCATAACCATAACCATAACCCCAAAATGGGAAAAATGGAAAAAATGGACGGAAGAACGGACGGAAAAATGGACGTCCAAATCCAAATCCAAAGCCAGGTCTACCGAATCCAAACCCAGGTCTTCCAAATCCACCAAATCCACCATGAAAGCCTCCGAATCCGCCGTGTCCAAAGCCGCCGTGTCCAAAGCCACCGCCACCAAATCCATGTGGACGAAACTCATGTTCATTCGACATATAAAAAACCTCCTTTACTTATGAGTCTTACATAATCAAAATATGCAGGACAAAAGTGGAAGGTTTGGGCATATTGTATTTTATATTGAATTAAAAAATTAGAATTAGTTAATATAAAACTTTCTATTTATTAAAACTTAATCATTTAATAAATTAAACTTACGAATACGATATTGTAAGTTTTGTCTACTAATGCCTAATTTTTTTGCAGCCTGTGTAATATTGCCATTATGATCATTTAAAACATTTATAATATGTTGTTTTTCTTTGTTCATTAAAGTATTTTTTAAATTTGATTTGTCATCTATTGATTCTGGTTGATGTAATGTAACGTCTCTATGTTGTTGAACGATAGGAGTAGCATTTGTATTTCTTTTTTCATTGAAAAATCTAGATGGTAAATGCGTTGCAGATATAGTTGTTTCATTTTCTACTAAGTTCATTGCACCTTCGATCATATGTTCAAGTTCGCGTATATTACCTGGCCAGTTATGATTCAGGAAAAAGTTTGTTACATTTTCATCTAAGTTAGTTACCCGATGGCCGAAAAGACGATTATATTTTTGAATAAAGAAGTTTGCTAACAATAATATATCTTCGAAGCGTTCACGTAGTGGCGGTAGAAATAATGAAACGACACTTAGGCGGTAATATAAGTCTTTACGTAAATGATTATTCGCGATTGCTTCAATAGGGTCTTCGTTTATCGTAGCGATAATTCGAACATCTAATTCTTTTTCGTTAATTTCACCTATTCTTCTAACTTTACGTTCTTGAATAACCCTTAAAAGTTTAGCCTGTAAATTAGGGCTAAGTGAATTAATTTCATCTAATAATAATGTTCCACCATTTGCCTCTTCAAATAATCCAGGCTTATCAATTGCCCCAGTAAATGCTCCTTTTTTTGTCCCAAAAAGAATACTTTCAATTAAGGATTCTGGAAGAGCGGCGCAATTTTGAGAAATGAATGGCTTTGTTGCTCTTTTGCTAGCATTATGAATACTTTGAGCGAATAGTTCTTTACCTGTTCCAGTTTCTCCTACAATTAATACTGATGAAGAAGTTTTGGCAGATCTTTTTGCATCTTCAATTATGTTTTTAAATGACTCGGATGTTCCGATTAATTGCTCAAATGTATAACGTGTATTTCGATTTTGAAGAATTCCTTCCTGCACAGATTGCTTTAATTCTGTCACGTCGCGAACCATTTCAATTGCGCCAATAATTTTATTTTCTTTCATTATTGGGTAAGTATCATTGATTGTCGTAACTTCTTTTCCTTTATTATTAAAATAAGATTGTTTAATATTTTTTCGTACTTTTCCTTTTTGAAGGGCATCAAGTAAGGTGCTCGATTGGTTTTTTTGAAACGTGAAGACATCTAAAAGATTTTTATGCAAGACATCCTCTTCATTCATCATTTCGATTTCCATCATTTTACGGTTATACACCATTGTATTTGCTTCTTGATCAACTACATGTATACCGATATCTATTTCTTCTAATATTAATTGTAATAATTCATCAACAGCTAAAAAGTTTTGCTTATCATTTTTCATATAATTCTCTCTTTTCATAATAACAATAGAAAAAATTTGCACTTCTAACTATTTTTGGTAAGATAAAAAGGCAGTTTTTTCCGAATGTGCTAATTTTCTATGTTAATCGGTTTTTTACTGCAAATATTCTATGCTTATTTTAATTAATTTTGCACCTGAATGCAAAAATATTTTGCGGTAAATTGAAAACGGTATCATGCTTAAGGAAGAATAATGCTTAGAATTAGTACATTTTGTGAATTTTAGTTTATTTAACATGTTTGGCACGGAAATTGCTTATTCTTTTAGTAAGAAACTATAAATTAATCAATAATATTGGGGGAACTCAAATGACAACTAATTCTCAAAAAATCATTGAACAAACAAATCAATATGGCGCAAATAACTATCATCCACTTCCAGTAGTAATCTCTAAAGCTGAAGGTATTTGGGTTACAGACCCTGAGGGTAACAGATATTTAGATATGTTAAGTGCATATTCTTCTGTAAACCAAGGGCATCGTCATCCAAAAATTATCCAAGCTTTAAAAGATCAAGCTGATAAAGTTACTTTAACTTCACGTGCTTTCTATAGTGAAAACATGGGTGAGTGGTATGAAAAAGTAGCAAAAGTTACTAACAAAGATATGATTTTACCTATGAACACTGGTGCTGAAGCTGTTGAGACAGCAATTAAAGCTGCTAGAAGATGGGCTTATGATGTTAAGGGTGTAGAAGAAAACCAAGCAGAAATTATTGCTTGTGTTGGAAACTTCCACGGTCGTACGATGGCTGCAGTTTCTTTATCATCAGAAAAAGATTATCAACGTGGATTTGGACCATTCTTACCAGGAATTAAGTTAATACCGTATGGCGATATTGAAGCATTAAAAGCTGCGATTACGCCTAATACAGCTGCATTCTTAATTGAACCAATTCAAGGTGAAGCTGGAATTAATATCCCTAGAGAAGGATTCTTACCTGAAGTAGCTGAAGTTTGTAAAAAAGAAAACGTATTATTTATTGCAGATGAAATTCAAACAGGTTTATGTAGAACTGGTAAAACTTTTGCATGTGATTGGGATGGAGTAATTCCTGACATGTACATTTTAGGTAAAGCACTTGGAGGCGGAGTATTCCCAATTTCATGTGTTGCTGCAAATCGTTCAATCTTAGGCGTATTTGAGCCAGGTTCTCACGGATCTACATTTGGTGGAAATCCATTAGCTTGTGCAGTTTCTGTAGCTGCTTTAGAAGTTCTTGAAGAAGAGAAGTTAGCTGAGCGTTCAAATGAGCTTGGAAACTACTTTATGGAAAAATTAAAAGAAATCGATCATCCTCATATTAAAGAAGTTAGAGGACGTGGATTATTTATTGGTGTTGAACTTCATGTACCAGCACGTGTTTATTGTGAAGCTTTAAAGAAACAAGGTTTATTATGTAAAGAAACACATGATACAGTAATTCGTTTTGCACCACCATTAATTATTTCAAAAGAAGATTTAGACTGGTCAATTCAACAAATTAACGAAGTGTTTAGCCAATATAAAGCAACTGTATAAATGGAGCGATAAAAATGACAACTACAATCCCACAAAATGAAGTACAAAACAAAATCAAAGAAGAAGGCAGAGAATTAATTGAGTCTACTCAAGAAGTAATCTCAGAAGCTCTTCATAAACTTGGTTATTCAAAAGAACTTTATGAGTTATTAAAAGAACCATTACGATTTTTAACAGTTCAAATTCCGGTAAGAATGGATGATGGCTCAGTGAAAATTTTCACTGGCTATCGTTCACAGCATAATGATTCTGTAGGTCCAACAAAGGGTGGAATTCGTTTCCATCCTGAGGTTAATGAAGACGAAGTAAAAGCTTTATCAATGTGGATGAGCTTAAAATGCGGTATCGTTGATTTACCATACGGTGGGGGAAAAGGCGGTATCATTTGTGATCCAAGAAAAATGTCAACTTTTGAGTTAGAGCGTTTAAGTAGAGGATATGTTCGTGCGATTAGCCAAATCGTTGGACCAACAAAGGATATTCCTGCTCCAGATGTATACACTAACCCACAAATTATGGCTTGGATGATGGATGAATATAGTAGAATTCAAGAATTTGATTCTCCTGGATTTATTACTGGTAAACCACTTGTATTAGGTGGCTCAGAAGGACGTGAAACAGCTACAGCTCAAGGTGTTACAATTTGTATTGAAGAGGCTGCTAAACGTAAGGGAATCGATTTAAAGGGTGCTAGTGTCATTGTTCAAGGATTTGGAAATGCGGGTAGCTTCTTAGCGAAGTTCATGATTGAAGCAGGTGCAAAGGTAGTCGGTATTTCTGATGCACTTGGCGCATTATACGATCCAGACGGTTTAGATATTCATAGCTTACTAGAAAAAAGAGATAGCTTCGGAACAGTAACTAACTTATTTACTAATGTAATTTCGAATAAAGAATTACTTGAAAAACCTTGTGATATTTTAGTTCCAGCTGCAATTTCAAACCAAATTACAATTGAAAATGCTCACAATATTAAAGCATCAATCGTAGTTGAAGCTGCAAATGGACCTACTACTCTAGAAGCTACTAAAATATTAACAGAGCGCGGAATTTTACTAGTTCCAGACGTACTAGCAAGTGCTGGTGGAGTTTCTGTTTCTTATTTTGAGTGGGTTCAAAATAATCAAGGTTATTACTGGTCTGATGAAGAAGTTGCTCAAAAACTTCGTGAAAAAATGGTACGTTCATTTGATAGTGTTTACCAAACTTCAGTTAATCGCAAAGTAAATATGAGATTAGCTGCATATATGGTTGGTATTCGTAAAATGGCGGAAGCATCTCGTTTCCGTGGATGGGTTTAATAGACTAATAGGTTTGCTCCAGATGAAAATTTCATTTGGAGCACTTATATTGTATTGACAGATAATAAACTCTATTTTTATAATTAAGATATTATTTCGGTACAATAAGTTTGTATACGCTTACAGATATTATCTGAAAATTTAGTCTTAAGATACGTTGATTTAGAACGCTTTAGTGTTCGTTAAGAAAATAAGTGAACTTATATTCTGTTATATCAGAATATTTTAACTTATACACACAATTTACAACTAGAGGAGGGAATTTCATGACACAACAAGAACAGGGGTTAAAGAAAGAGCTTAAAAGTAGACACTTGTTTATGATTGCTCTTGGGGGAGTAATTGGGACAGGTTTGTTTATGGGATCAGGTTATACAATTAGTGAAGCTGGCCCAGGTGGAGCAATATTAGCCTACTTAGTAGGTGGATTAGTAATGTATTTAACAATGCTATGTTTAGGAGAATTAGCAGTTAATTTACCAGATGCTGGTTCTTATCAAACTTATGCAACTAAGTATATCTCACCAGCGTCAGGCTATGTAGTTGGATGGATGGCATGGTTAAACTGGTCGGTAACAATCGGTTTAGAGTTAATTACAGTTAGTATGTTAATGAAGAGATGGTTTCCAGATGTACCGACTTGGATCTGGTGTGTAGTATTTGGTGTAATATTATTCTCAGTAAATGCACTTTCTACGAAATCCTTTGCTGAAGTTGAGTTTTGGTTTGCAAGTATTAAAGTAGTAACAATTGTTCTTTTTATTATTTTAGGAGGAGCAGTAATGTTTGGCATTGTACCAATGGAAGGGACAAAGGCTCCAATGCTTTCTAACTTTACAGACCACGGCGGACTTTTCCCGAATGGCTTTTTAGCGATTATGGTCACCATGGTTGCAGTTAACTTCTCATTTCAGGGAAGTGAATTAGTAGGGATTGCTGCTGGTGAAAGTGAAGATCCAGCAAAAGCTGTACCTAAAGCAATAAATAACACTGTATGGCGAATTCTAGTATTCTTTATTTTATCAATCTTTGTTTTAGCAGGCTTATTCCCTTGGGAGAAAGCTGGTTTAGTAGATAGCCCCTTCGTAGTAGTATTTGATAATATTGGTATTCCATATGCAGCAGATATTATGAACTTTGTCATTATTACAGCAGTTCTATCAGTTGCTAACTCAGGTTTATACGCAACATCTCGTATGATGTATTCAATGGCTCAAAAAGGAATGGTTAGTTCGAAATTAGGAAAACTAACTAAAAAAGGTGTACCTTTAAACGCTTTAACTTTTAGTATGTTTTTTGGATGTTTATCTCTATTAAGTGGAATTTACGCAGAAGACACGGTTTATCTATGGTTACTATCAATTGCAGGATTTGGCTGCTTATTTGTTTGGGCAAGCATCGCATTATCAAATCTTTTAGGTAGAAAGAAATACATTCAAGAAGGTGGGAAATTAGAGGATTTAAAATATAAAACGCCTCTTTATCCAATCGTTCCAATCGTTGCTTTTGTCTTAAATGTAGCTGTAATTATTAGCCTTGCATTTATCCCAGATCAACGCATTGCATTGTATTGTGGTGTGCCATTTATGATTTTGTGTTTAATTTATTATCACTTCTCGGCTAAGCATAAAATTGAAAAACACGAGCAAGAAGAAAATAAAAAAGTAAGTTAATAATAGTTTTGTGATCGTCTCAAAAAATGGTGAAACTCGCTAGTAAGTTACTACTGGCGAGTTTTTTGTTTTTCTTGAATTGTGGTTGAACAGGTTTAGCGTAAAGAATAAAAATGACTACTTTATTAACAAATTTCACAATTTTATCAACAATGTGCATATTTTCGTTAATTTTTTTTTGATTTTGAATAGGAGAGCGACTACTTATCCACTGTTTTGATAATGGAATTACTGTTTATAACTGAATCTGCCTTAAATATTAACATTTATTCGAATGTACTTGTTAATAACAAGGTAGGGGGAGTTACTTATCCACATTTTACGATTATCATTATTTATTCTTTATGAGTTATACACAAAAAAGAACTGTCCCAAAAGTACATTGACTTAAGGGACAGATACATTTTTTACAGCTTATTTATTTTTTTCAGATTCTGCACTTGTTACAGTGATGTCTTGTAAGTGACCTTGGAAGCCTTGACCAGCTGTTAAGTCGTAGCCTTTAACGCGCTTATTAACTCCATCTAAACCGAAGCGGAATAGAGTAGGGATAACTGGCACTTCGTCATTTACAAGCTCTTGCCATTTATCATATACTTCTTGACGGTATTTTTCATCAAACGCTTTTGGTGAAATACCTTCTTTTAATAATTTATCATTGTCGTCATTTACCCAACGAACGTAGTTGAATGGTGCATTTTTCGCCCAAATTCCAGATGGATCTGGGTCAGAACCTGTTCCCCAAGCTGCTGCGAAAATATCGATTTTTGGATTATCTTTTTCTACCATATCGTAGAATGAGTTGAACTCATGTAAACGTCCATCTAATAATTGAACATCTAAGCCAACTTCTTTCCAAGATTGTAAGTAGAATTGTGCTAATGGCTCAGCGATATCGCCACCACTCATAGAAGCGAAGTTGATTTTAAATGGTTTTCCGTTTGGATCTTCACGTAAACCATCTCCAGTTACATCTTTGTAACCAGCTTCGTCCAGTAATTTTTTAGCTTTTTCAGGATCATGAGTATATCCTTTTAATGCTTTATCAAAGTATTTAGGGAATGATGGTGGAATTACAGATGTTGCAGGCACTCGTAATCCTTTGTATAATTTTTCCCCAACTGCTTTATTATCAAGGGCATAAGCCATTGCTTGACGTACACGCTTATCTTGGAATTTTGGATTATCCATTACGTTTACACCATTTTTCGCATCGTAATGACCTAATTTAAATCCAATGTAAGAGTAAGCTAACTCTGTTTTACCGATTAATTGGATATTTTTTAATTTTTTAGCTTGATCATATTGGTCAGCTGAAACTGAAGCGATATCGATATCTCCGTTAGCTAGAGAAGATGTAGCAATCGTTGGATTAACAACTTTTAAAAGTACACCATCAAGTTTTGGAGCACCGTTCCAGTAATCTTTGTTCGCTTCGAACTCTACAGCTTCACCTGGAGTGATCTTTTTAATTTTAAATGGTCCAAAGCCAATAGGAGCTTTACGAATTTGGTCACATGATGCTAATTTATCGATTGGCACATTGCCTAAATATTTTTTAGGTAGTGGGTTAGTCCATAATCCAGTAAGTACAGATGGGTTAGCTTCTTTAAATGTAATTGAAATTGTTTTAGGATCAATTACTTTAACACCGGAAATGTTTTTTGCCTTTCCGTTATGGTAATCTTCCATACCTTCAATCATAGACATTTGTGAATCATAACGTACACCTGTATATTTTGGATTACCAATTACTAGATAAGAATATTCTAAATCCTCTGCTGTCACTGGATCACCATTCGTCCAATTTACATTATCGCGAATTTTTAATGTAATTGTCTTTTTGTCATCGCTTAATTTATATGTAGCAGCACCATCTTGGTCATAAATATAGTTTTCATCTGTTGAAAGAAGTGCTTCGTCAAAAAATTGAAGAACTTGAGAATCTGGATCGCCTTCATAGAAAACTGTATTTAAGATACCTTCAAATGGCGTATCTGAAACTAAACCATATTTTAAAATGCCACCTGAAATCGATTTTTTGTTATTTGAAACTTTAATTGGAAAAGCAGCTTGATCGATTTGCTTAGTAGTAGTTGAAGTCTTTGTGTCGCCGCCTTTACATGCTGAAAGAATCATCATAGATACTGCCATTGCGCTTAATACTTTAGTAAAGCTTTTTGCATTTTTCATATTTCCACTCTCCTTATTTTTTAATTAACCTCTTCTTTGTCTAGCATCAGCTGCACGCTTTAGCGCTTCACCGATGAAATTTATACTCAGCATGAGCACTAAAATCATGCACGATGCAGGTAACCATATCCACAGCTTATTTTGTAAAACATCAGGATTTGTTGCATAACTAACTAGTGTTCCTAAACTTGGTGTACTTTCTGGTAAACCAAATCCAAGGAAGGTTAGACCAGATTCAATTCCAATATTTCCTGCTAGGTTTAAAGTGAATGCAACGATGATTAATGAACTTACATTTGGTAAAACGTGTGAGATAATGATTTTCCAATTCGGTGTGCCAATTGCTTTCGCTGCTGCCACATAATCTAATTCGCTCTCTGATAAAACTTTTGAACGAATTAACCTTGCTTTACCTGTCCATAAGAAAAGACTCATAATAAGGACAAAATTTATGATTGAGAACTTAGGTACAACTGTTACGAATACTATAATTAACATTAATGTTGGTAAGGATAAGAAAAAGTCAATAATACGCATTACGACACTGTCTACCCAACCACCAAAATAACCAGCTATTAAACCCAATGCTAGGCCAAGTAGATTTGTAATAATTGTGATAAAAAATCCAATAGTAAAGGAATTTCTTGTCCCAATTATTAGTTGTCCAAATATATCGCGTCCCCCGTAGTCAGTACCTAACCAGTGAGTAGAGGAAGGAGGCTGATAGATTGATAGAAAGTCTACTTTAACAATTTGATCTTGATCTAGAATAAGGGAAATACCATACACACTTATTATTATTAGGCCAAGCACGATAAGAGAACCTAAAGCTAATTTATCTCGTCTAAATTCAGCCCAAATGACACTAAATCCTGATGGACTTTTTCGTTGCTCAGTAATATGAGTTTGATTTTCGATTTTTAATTCCATAAATTTCACCTACCCTATTCAATCCGTATACGTGGATCTACGATGCTTAGAATAATATCTGAGATTAATGTCCCGAAAAGTGTTGCAAGACATGTCATTAAAACAAGCGCATTTACAACGGTAAAATCACGTAACATAACGGATTTGACGAACAGTTGCCCAATTCCTGGATAGCCAAAAATTGATTCTAAAAATACTGAACCAGCTATTAACCCAGTAATCTCATAACCTAAAAATGCAGCGATTGGTAAAAATGAATTTCGTAAAATATGTTTAGAATAGACCTTTGATTCAGGAACACCTTTTGATCTAGCTGTTCTAACAAAATCTTTTACTTTTGTATCAATAATTTCACTGCGTAAATATTGAGAAATTCCAACAGTTGAAATAAGTGCACCTGATAAA
This genomic interval from Gottfriedia acidiceleris contains the following:
- the pheA gene encoding prephenate dehydratase yields the protein MKVGYLGPEATFTHVAVRSVFKNDEHIAYSSIPVCMDNVAEGEVDLVVVPIENSVEGSVTTTIDYLVHEQPLKMVGEIIIPIRQHLLMAKGQAHRVKDIEVIYSHSHALAQCHTFLHNQYKYTKLEPVTSTSAAAKMVSEQSDECIAAIANEFAAKKYGLEIVASDIHSNSYNHTRFVVLQRQDVNLETSYFQPKHTKATLVINMPENRAGALHQVLSAFAWRQIDLSKIESRPTKTGLGNYFFIVDVEMGYDEVLLPGVKQELEALGFSVEVVGSYSTISL
- a CDS encoding sigma-54 interaction domain-containing protein; protein product: MKNDKQNFLAVDELLQLILEEIDIGIHVVDQEANTMVYNRKMMEIEMMNEEDVLHKNLLDVFTFQKNQSSTLLDALQKGKVRKNIKQSYFNNKGKEVTTINDTYPIMKENKIIGAIEMVRDVTELKQSVQEGILQNRNTRYTFEQLIGTSESFKNIIEDAKRSAKTSSSVLIVGETGTGKELFAQSIHNASKRATKPFISQNCAALPESLIESILFGTKKGAFTGAIDKPGLFEEANGGTLLLDEINSLSPNLQAKLLRVIQERKVRRIGEINEKELDVRIIATINEDPIEAIANNHLRKDLYYRLSVVSLFLPPLRERFEDILLLANFFIQKYNRLFGHRVTNLDENVTNFFLNHNWPGNIRELEHMIEGAMNLVENETTISATHLPSRFFNEKRNTNATPIVQQHRDVTLHQPESIDDKSNLKNTLMNKEKQHIINVLNDHNGNITQAAKKLGISRQNLQYRIRKFNLLND
- a CDS encoding ornithine--oxo-acid transaminase, which encodes MTTNSQKIIEQTNQYGANNYHPLPVVISKAEGIWVTDPEGNRYLDMLSAYSSVNQGHRHPKIIQALKDQADKVTLTSRAFYSENMGEWYEKVAKVTNKDMILPMNTGAEAVETAIKAARRWAYDVKGVEENQAEIIACVGNFHGRTMAAVSLSSEKDYQRGFGPFLPGIKLIPYGDIEALKAAITPNTAAFLIEPIQGEAGINIPREGFLPEVAEVCKKENVLFIADEIQTGLCRTGKTFACDWDGVIPDMYILGKALGGGVFPISCVAANRSILGVFEPGSHGSTFGGNPLACAVSVAALEVLEEEKLAERSNELGNYFMEKLKEIDHPHIKEVRGRGLFIGVELHVPARVYCEALKKQGLLCKETHDTVIRFAPPLIISKEDLDWSIQQINEVFSQYKATV
- a CDS encoding Glu/Leu/Phe/Val family dehydrogenase, translating into MTTTIPQNEVQNKIKEEGRELIESTQEVISEALHKLGYSKELYELLKEPLRFLTVQIPVRMDDGSVKIFTGYRSQHNDSVGPTKGGIRFHPEVNEDEVKALSMWMSLKCGIVDLPYGGGKGGIICDPRKMSTFELERLSRGYVRAISQIVGPTKDIPAPDVYTNPQIMAWMMDEYSRIQEFDSPGFITGKPLVLGGSEGRETATAQGVTICIEEAAKRKGIDLKGASVIVQGFGNAGSFLAKFMIEAGAKVVGISDALGALYDPDGLDIHSLLEKRDSFGTVTNLFTNVISNKELLEKPCDILVPAAISNQITIENAHNIKASIVVEAANGPTTLEATKILTERGILLVPDVLASAGGVSVSYFEWVQNNQGYYWSDEEVAQKLREKMVRSFDSVYQTSVNRKVNMRLAAYMVGIRKMAEASRFRGWV
- a CDS encoding amino acid permease, giving the protein MTQQEQGLKKELKSRHLFMIALGGVIGTGLFMGSGYTISEAGPGGAILAYLVGGLVMYLTMLCLGELAVNLPDAGSYQTYATKYISPASGYVVGWMAWLNWSVTIGLELITVSMLMKRWFPDVPTWIWCVVFGVILFSVNALSTKSFAEVEFWFASIKVVTIVLFIILGGAVMFGIVPMEGTKAPMLSNFTDHGGLFPNGFLAIMVTMVAVNFSFQGSELVGIAAGESEDPAKAVPKAINNTVWRILVFFILSIFVLAGLFPWEKAGLVDSPFVVVFDNIGIPYAADIMNFVIITAVLSVANSGLYATSRMMYSMAQKGMVSSKLGKLTKKGVPLNALTFSMFFGCLSLLSGIYAEDTVYLWLLSIAGFGCLFVWASIALSNLLGRKKYIQEGGKLEDLKYKTPLYPIVPIVAFVLNVAVIISLAFIPDQRIALYCGVPFMILCLIYYHFSAKHKIEKHEQEENKKVS
- the opp4A gene encoding oligopeptide ABC transporter substrate-binding protein, which gives rise to MKNAKSFTKVLSAMAVSMMILSACKGGDTKTSTTTKQIDQAAFPIKVSNNKKSISGGILKYGLVSDTPFEGILNTVFYEGDPDSQVLQFFDEALLSTDENYIYDQDGAATYKLSDDKKTITLKIRDNVNWTNGDPVTAEDLEYSYLVIGNPKYTGVRYDSQMSMIEGMEDYHNGKAKNISGVKVIDPKTISITFKEANPSVLTGLWTNPLPKKYLGNVPIDKLASCDQIRKAPIGFGPFKIKKITPGEAVEFEANKDYWNGAPKLDGVLLKVVNPTIATSSLANGDIDIASVSADQYDQAKKLKNIQLIGKTELAYSYIGFKLGHYDAKNGVNVMDNPKFQDKRVRQAMAYALDNKAVGEKLYKGLRVPATSVIPPSFPKYFDKALKGYTHDPEKAKKLLDEAGYKDVTGDGLREDPNGKPFKINFASMSGGDIAEPLAQFYLQSWKEVGLDVQLLDGRLHEFNSFYDMVEKDNPKIDIFAAAWGTGSDPDPSGIWAKNAPFNYVRWVNDDNDKLLKEGISPKAFDEKYRQEVYDKWQELVNDEVPVIPTLFRFGLDGVNKRVKGYDLTAGQGFQGHLQDITVTSAESEKNK
- a CDS encoding ABC transporter permease produces the protein MELKIENQTHITEQRKSPSGFSVIWAEFRRDKLALGSLIVLGLIIISVYGISLILDQDQIVKVDFLSIYQPPSSTHWLGTDYGGRDIFGQLIIGTRNSFTIGFFITIITNLLGLALGLIAGYFGGWVDSVVMRIIDFFLSLPTLMLIIVFVTVVPKFSIINFVLIMSLFLWTGKARLIRSKVLSESELDYVAAAKAIGTPNWKIIISHVLPNVSSLIIVAFTLNLAGNIGIESGLTFLGFGLPESTPSLGTLVSYATNPDVLQNKLWIWLPASCMILVLMLSINFIGEALKRAADARQRRG